The following coding sequences are from one Lepisosteus oculatus isolate fLepOcu1 chromosome 19, fLepOcu1.hap2, whole genome shotgun sequence window:
- the lmf1 gene encoding lipase maturation factor 1 isoform X2, with the protein MDYHYETQPVPSPISYYVHRSPWWFHHFETLVNHFIELIVPFFIFLGRRMCIIHGVLQILFQVALILSGNLSFLNWLTIVPSIACFDDASLGFFFSSRGGRAKELVTTIQAQDASGQKPVPTLGTLVRRVVNISLGLLIAYLSLPVVLNLLSSRQIMNTSFNPLRIVNTYGAFGSITKERTEVVFQGTHSPDHAEPTAIWEEYEFKCKPGDLRRRPCLISPYHYRLDWLMWFAAFQTYEQNEWVIHLAGRLLANDSIALSLLAHNPFEGRKPPRWIRGEHFRYKFSDPGGIHAAQGKWWIRKRIGPYFPPVSLAGLRKYFEARHWPHPDIP; encoded by the exons ACCCAGCCGGTGCCCAGTCCCATCTCTTACTATGTGCACCGATCCCCCTGGTGGTTCCATCACTTTGAAACCTTGGTCAATCACTTCATCGAGCTCATCGTCCCCTTCTTCATTTTTCTGGGACGTCGCATGTGCATCATTCATGGTGTTCTGCAGATTCTCTTCCAG GTGGCGCTTATCCTGAGTGGGAACCTTAGCTTCCTGAACTGGCTGACCATTGTCCCCAGCATCGCCTGTTTTGATGACGCAAGCTTGGGCTTCTTCTTCAGTTCCAGAGGAGGCAGAGCTAAGGAGCTGGTGACCACGATTCAGGCACAAGATGCATCTGGGCAGAAGCCAGTCCCGACTTTAG GCACCCTAGTCCGACGAGTGGTGAATATCTCTCTGGGCCTCCTGATAGCCTACCTCAGTTTACCAGTGGTGCTAAACCTGTTAAGCTCCAGACAAATTATGAACACCTCCTTCAACCCATTAAGAATAGTAAATACATACGGCGCGTTTGGAAG CATTACGAAAGAAAGGACAGAAGTCGTCTTCCAAGGCACACATAGTCCTGACCACGCCGAGCCCACAGCTATCTGGGAAGAGTACGAGTTCAAATGCAAGCCAGGCGATCTGAGGAGGCGTCCGTGTCTAATCTCACCATACCACTATCGGCTGGATTGGCTGATGTGGTTTGCTGCCTTTCAG ACATACGAGCAGAATGAATGGGTGATCCATCTGGCGGGAAGACTGCTGGCGAATGACTCCATAGCTTTATCGCTGCTTGCACACAATCCATTTGAGGGCAGAAAACCCCCAAG GTGGATCAGAGGAGAACATTTCCGCTACAAGTTTAGTGATCCAGGAGGGATCCATGCAGCACAAGGCAAATGGTGGATCCGGAAGAGAATCGGCCCGTATTTCCCTCCTGTCAGTCTAGCCGGGCTTAGGAAGTACTTTGAGGCTCGACACTGGCCTCACCCTGACATTCCCTGA
- the lmf1 gene encoding lipase maturation factor 1 isoform X1: protein MLGAGLIKLRGDHCWRDLTCMDYHYETQPVPSPISYYVHRSPWWFHHFETLVNHFIELIVPFFIFLGRRMCIIHGVLQILFQVALILSGNLSFLNWLTIVPSIACFDDASLGFFFSSRGGRAKELVTTIQAQDASGQKPVPTLGTLVRRVVNISLGLLIAYLSLPVVLNLLSSRQIMNTSFNPLRIVNTYGAFGSITKERTEVVFQGTHSPDHAEPTAIWEEYEFKCKPGDLRRRPCLISPYHYRLDWLMWFAAFQTYEQNEWVIHLAGRLLANDSIALSLLAHNPFEGRKPPRWIRGEHFRYKFSDPGGIHAAQGKWWIRKRIGPYFPPVSLAGLRKYFEARHWPHPDIP from the exons ACCCAGCCGGTGCCCAGTCCCATCTCTTACTATGTGCACCGATCCCCCTGGTGGTTCCATCACTTTGAAACCTTGGTCAATCACTTCATCGAGCTCATCGTCCCCTTCTTCATTTTTCTGGGACGTCGCATGTGCATCATTCATGGTGTTCTGCAGATTCTCTTCCAG GTGGCGCTTATCCTGAGTGGGAACCTTAGCTTCCTGAACTGGCTGACCATTGTCCCCAGCATCGCCTGTTTTGATGACGCAAGCTTGGGCTTCTTCTTCAGTTCCAGAGGAGGCAGAGCTAAGGAGCTGGTGACCACGATTCAGGCACAAGATGCATCTGGGCAGAAGCCAGTCCCGACTTTAG GCACCCTAGTCCGACGAGTGGTGAATATCTCTCTGGGCCTCCTGATAGCCTACCTCAGTTTACCAGTGGTGCTAAACCTGTTAAGCTCCAGACAAATTATGAACACCTCCTTCAACCCATTAAGAATAGTAAATACATACGGCGCGTTTGGAAG CATTACGAAAGAAAGGACAGAAGTCGTCTTCCAAGGCACACATAGTCCTGACCACGCCGAGCCCACAGCTATCTGGGAAGAGTACGAGTTCAAATGCAAGCCAGGCGATCTGAGGAGGCGTCCGTGTCTAATCTCACCATACCACTATCGGCTGGATTGGCTGATGTGGTTTGCTGCCTTTCAG ACATACGAGCAGAATGAATGGGTGATCCATCTGGCGGGAAGACTGCTGGCGAATGACTCCATAGCTTTATCGCTGCTTGCACACAATCCATTTGAGGGCAGAAAACCCCCAAG GTGGATCAGAGGAGAACATTTCCGCTACAAGTTTAGTGATCCAGGAGGGATCCATGCAGCACAAGGCAAATGGTGGATCCGGAAGAGAATCGGCCCGTATTTCCCTCCTGTCAGTCTAGCCGGGCTTAGGAAGTACTTTGAGGCTCGACACTGGCCTCACCCTGACATTCCCTGA
- the lmf1 gene encoding lipase maturation factor 1 isoform X3 produces the protein MLGAGLIKLRGDHCWRDLTCMDYHYEVALILSGNLSFLNWLTIVPSIACFDDASLGFFFSSRGGRAKELVTTIQAQDASGQKPVPTLGTLVRRVVNISLGLLIAYLSLPVVLNLLSSRQIMNTSFNPLRIVNTYGAFGSITKERTEVVFQGTHSPDHAEPTAIWEEYEFKCKPGDLRRRPCLISPYHYRLDWLMWFAAFQTYEQNEWVIHLAGRLLANDSIALSLLAHNPFEGRKPPRWIRGEHFRYKFSDPGGIHAAQGKWWIRKRIGPYFPPVSLAGLRKYFEARHWPHPDIP, from the exons GTGGCGCTTATCCTGAGTGGGAACCTTAGCTTCCTGAACTGGCTGACCATTGTCCCCAGCATCGCCTGTTTTGATGACGCAAGCTTGGGCTTCTTCTTCAGTTCCAGAGGAGGCAGAGCTAAGGAGCTGGTGACCACGATTCAGGCACAAGATGCATCTGGGCAGAAGCCAGTCCCGACTTTAG GCACCCTAGTCCGACGAGTGGTGAATATCTCTCTGGGCCTCCTGATAGCCTACCTCAGTTTACCAGTGGTGCTAAACCTGTTAAGCTCCAGACAAATTATGAACACCTCCTTCAACCCATTAAGAATAGTAAATACATACGGCGCGTTTGGAAG CATTACGAAAGAAAGGACAGAAGTCGTCTTCCAAGGCACACATAGTCCTGACCACGCCGAGCCCACAGCTATCTGGGAAGAGTACGAGTTCAAATGCAAGCCAGGCGATCTGAGGAGGCGTCCGTGTCTAATCTCACCATACCACTATCGGCTGGATTGGCTGATGTGGTTTGCTGCCTTTCAG ACATACGAGCAGAATGAATGGGTGATCCATCTGGCGGGAAGACTGCTGGCGAATGACTCCATAGCTTTATCGCTGCTTGCACACAATCCATTTGAGGGCAGAAAACCCCCAAG GTGGATCAGAGGAGAACATTTCCGCTACAAGTTTAGTGATCCAGGAGGGATCCATGCAGCACAAGGCAAATGGTGGATCCGGAAGAGAATCGGCCCGTATTTCCCTCCTGTCAGTCTAGCCGGGCTTAGGAAGTACTTTGAGGCTCGACACTGGCCTCACCCTGACATTCCCTGA